AAATATTGAGAAGGCCGATAAAAAAGGGTGAAAAAAAGGCCTTCTCTTCTTTTAGAATTAAATATTTTCATTATTTCCTGTGAACTATTCAGTAAAACTTTTTTACTAAGCACTAACAGTAAGTTTATGTCTACCTTTCATTCTTCTCGCCTTAATAACCTTTCTACCTGCCTTAGTACTCATTCTGCTAAGAAAACCGTGTACTCTAAACTTTTTTCTAACTTTTGGTTGATAAGTTCTTTTTGACATAATTACCACCTCAAACCTATTTAGAATTTAGAATATTTACGATAACCTATCTATGATAAAA
Above is a genomic segment from Thermodesulfobium narugense DSM 14796 containing:
- the rpmH gene encoding 50S ribosomal protein L34, which translates into the protein MSKRTYQPKVRKKFRVHGFLSRMSTKAGRKVIKARRMKGRHKLTVSA